From Camelus ferus isolate YT-003-E chromosome 18, BCGSAC_Cfer_1.0, whole genome shotgun sequence, one genomic window encodes:
- the CORO7 gene encoding coronin-7 isoform X6 — protein MPGVRPSLPRSLMPLLDLDSGLLVLAGEGESQLYCYEVAPQQPALIPVTQCLLESALRGAALVPRRALAVMGCEVLRVLQLSDTAIMPISYHVPRKAVEFHEDLFPDTAGCVPASDPHAWWAGDNRQVQRVSLHPACRPHPSFTSCLVPPAEPTPDAAQPAETPVGDSDPSEGFSSPPSSLTSPPTPSSLGPSLSSTSGIGTSPSQRSLQSLLGPSSKFRHAQGTVLHRDSHITNLKGLNLTTPGESDGFCANRLRVAVPLLSSGGQVAVLELQKPGRLPDTALPTLQNGAAVTDLAWDPFDPHRLAVAGEDARIRLWRVPPEGLKEVLTIPEAVLTGHTEKIYSLRFHPLAADVLASSSYDLTVRIWDLQAGAERLRLQGHRDQIFGLAWSPNGQQLATVCKDGHLRIYEPRSGSEPLQEGPGPEGARGARIVWVCDGHCLLVSGFDSRSERQLLLYSAEALAGGPLAVLGLDVAPSTLLPCYDPDTSLVLLTGKGDTRVFLYELLPEAPFFLECNSFTSPDPHKGFILLPKTECEVQEVEFARCLRLRQTSLEPVAFRLPRVRKEFFQDDVFPDTAVSWEPVLSAEAWLGGANGQPRLLSLQPPSMTPVSQAPREAPARRAPPSALYLEEKSDQQKKEELLSAMVAKLGSREDPLPQDSFEGLACPPATSSLTCCHLLEPPGAPCTPHVSPSNWKMPLGPGTPHPGSPGFLWVLGTSMSSGLGPAATPMDCPHLCFFWDRLLLSCLLACGARGVWVRMGA, from the exons GGCGAGAGTCAGCTGTACTGCTACGAGGTTGCCCCCCAGCAGCCGGCACTGATCCCAG TGACCCAGTGCCTCCTGGAGAGCGCGCTGCGAGGGGCAGCCCTTGTGCCCCGGCGGGCACTGGCTGTCATGGGTTGTGAGGTGCTCCGAGTCCTGCAGTTGAGTGACACGGCCATCATGCCCATCAGCTACCACGTGCCCCGCAAG GCTGTGGAGTTCCACGAGGACCTATTCCCGGACACTGCAGGCTGTGTGCCTGCCTCTGACCCCCATGCCTGGTGGGCTGGGGACAACCGGCAG GTGCAGAGGGTCAGTCTCCACCCAGCCTGCCGGCCCCACCCCAGCTTCACTTCCTGCCTGGTGCCCCCTGCAGAGCCCACCCCTGATGCAGCCCAGCCTGCAGAGACGCCTGTGGGTGACTCGGACCCCAGC GAGggcttctcctccccacccagctcgCTGACCTCGCCCCCCACGCCCTCCAGCCTGGGGCCCTCGCTCTCCAGCACCAGCGGCATTGGCACTAGCCCCAGCCAGAGGTCCCTGCAGAGCCTGCTGG GCCCCAGTTCCAAGTTCCGGCACGCTCAGGGCACTGTCCTGCACCGAGACAGCCACATCACCAACCTCAAGGGGCTCAACCTCACCACGCCTGGCGAGAGCGACGGCTTCTGTGCCAACCGGCTGCGTGTGGCTGTGCCCCTGCTCAGCAGCGGAGGACAGGTGGCTGTGCTCGAG CTGCAGAAGCCCGGCCGTCTGCCAGACACAGCGCTGCCCACGCTGCAGAATGGTGCAGCCGTGACTGATCTGGCCTGGGACCCTTTTGACCCCCACCGCCTTGCCGTGG CCGGGGAGGACGCCAGGATCCGGCTGTGGCGGGTGCCCCCAGAGGGCCTGAAGGAGGTGCTCACCATACCTGAGGCTGTGCTCACAG GCCACACAGAGAAGATCTATTCTCTGCGCTTTCACCCGCTGGCGGCTGACGTGCTGGCCTCCTCTTCCTATGACCTCACTGTTCGGATCTGGGACCTTCAGGCTGGAGCCGAGCGGCTGAGACTACAGGGCCACAGGGATCAG ATCTTTGGCCTGGCCTGGAGTCCCAATGGGCAGCAGCTGGCCACTGTCTGCAAGGACGGGCACTTGCGGATCTACGAGCCCCGGAGTGGCTCTGAGCCTCTGCAG GAAGGCCCAGGGCCCGAGGGGGCCCGTGGAGCCCGCATTGTCTGGGTGTGTGATGGTCACTGTCTCCTGGTGTCTGGCTTTGACAG TCGAAGTGAGCGTCAGCTACTCCTGTATTCGGCTGAGGCCCTGGCCGGTGGTCCCTTGGCAGTGCTGGGGCTGGATGTGGCTCCCTCGACCCTGCTGCCCTGCTACGACCCGGATACCAGCCTGGTGCTGCTCACAGGCAAG GGTGACACCCGCGTGTTCCTGTATGAGCTGCTACCCGAGGCTCCCTTCTTCCTGGAGTGCAACAGCTTCACGTCTCCCGACCCCCATAAG GGCTTCATCCTCCTGCCCAAGACAGAGTGCGAAGTACAGGAAGTGGAGTTTGCCCGATGCCTGCGACTTCGCCAGACCTCCCTGGAGCCTGTTGCCTTCCGGCTGCCCCGAGTCAGG aAAGAATTCTTCCAGGATGACGTGTTCCCAGACACAGCCGTGAGCTGGGAGCCAGTGCTCAGTGCTGAGGCCTGGCTGGGAGGCGCTAACGGGCAGCCCCGGCTTCTCAGCCTGCAGCCGCCAAGCATGACTCCAG TGAGCCAGGCCCCGCGTGAAGCTCCTGCCCGGCGGGCCCCACCCTCAGCACTCTACCTAGAGGAGAAGTCAGACcagcagaagaaggaagag CTGCTGAGTGCCATGGTGGCGAAGCTGGGGAGCCGGGAGGACCCTCTCCCACAGGATTCCTTCGAAG GACTAGCCTGCCCACCAGCCACCTCTAGCCTCACCTGCTGCCACCTCCTAGAACCACCTGGTGCCCCTTGTACACCTCACGTCTCACCTTCAAACTGGAAGATGCCTCTTGGCCCTGGCACACCTCATCCTGGAAGCCCTGGCTTCCTTTGGGTCTTGGGCACCTCCATGtcctctgggctgggccctgctGCAACTCCCATGGATTGTCCGCATCTTTGCTTTTTCTGGGACCGACTGCTTCTCAGCTGCCTGCTAGCATGTGGAGCCAGGGGCGTATGGGTGCGGATGGGGGCTTAG
- the PAM16 gene encoding mitochondrial import inner membrane translocase subunit TIM16: protein MAKYLAQIIVMGMQVVGRAFARALRQEFAASRAAADARGRAGHQSAAASNLSGLSLQEAQQILNVSKLSPEEIQKNYEHLFKVNDKSVGGSFYLQSKVVRAKERLDEELRIQAQEDREKEQPPKT, encoded by the exons ATG GCCAAGTACCTGGCCCAGATCATTGTGATGGGCATGCAGGTGGTGGGCAGGGCCTTCGCTCGGGCCCTGCGGCAGGAGTTTGCAG CCAGCCGGGCAGCAGCTGATGCCCGAGGCCGCGCCGGACACCAGTCTGCAGCTGCCTCCAACCTCTCGGGCCTCAGCCTCCAGGAGGCACAGCAGATTCTCAACGTCTCCAAGCTGAGCCCTGAGGAGATCCAGAAG AACTACGAACATCTGTTCAAGGTGAACGATAAATCCGTGGGTGGCTCCTTCTACCTACAGTCAAAG GTGGTCCGAGCAAAGGAGCGCCTTGATGAGGAACTCAGGATCCAGgcccaggaggacagagagaaagagcagcCACCCAAAACGTGA